Genomic DNA from Cloeon dipterum chromosome 3, ieCloDipt1.1, whole genome shotgun sequence:
tattttattttttgctgaaattagTGATGGTTAATCTATTTTAGATTCTTCAACTAAAAACTCGTCTTTCTCTGAGAAAAATCACGAGTGGGTGGACGTGCAGAGAAACACTTACGGCTAATCCAATATTCGCTTTGTGCGTTTGTTGgcccagcaccagcagcagccctTTCGCCGGCCAACCGCCCCATTGAGATAAAAGCAGAAGGGAAAAGTAAGTGTAGTGGCGCCACAACTGAGAGAGGCTTGGGGTAGTAAAAAACTGCCCCCTACTCCATGCCATAAATTGCGCTGAATAATTGGGCTCGCTTTTTTATTGTCCTGACAGACGGATATCTAATTTTATATGGAAATTCGCTTGCTCCGTTTCTTCGACCGCAAAAATCGATATGAATTGGGATGAAAAAACGAAAGAGCTTTCAGATTTGCAGATAAAAGCGGTGAATGCATGCAGTTATCAAATGTCGCGTATAAATTTCACTCTCGTTGACAATAACACATGACATAAATTTCCACAGGGACTCGAAGCACGCCGTTTATCGTCGTTtacaagaaacaaattaagcGAAAGTGAAACGTTCCGATAAATCTCGTTCATATATTTATGACCGAAAACTTTGACAAAAtgcaaagtttaaaattaatggtttcctttgctcatttttttttgttttcagatagaaaaattgatcataaaattgaaatttgaatgcgTCGATTCTTTTgtgaagcatttttatttaatttggaagaaaaataaaaatgacaaatgaccaactacaatttattttaaaaaaacttttctttgCGTGCAATATTACACAGtgacataattatattaatgttcatttgtttattgtgtgtaaataattaGTTTGCCTCAGAATTGTTTATCgatatttcgaaaaaaaactGATATTATGTTGAAGTTCTATTGTAATCgataaaagagtaaaaaaaacgTCTAAATCAGCTCAGAAACAATCTTTGcacaaaaaagttaataaattctGTCTATCTTATATGGTATAtcttatataatttatttataactcATTCAGAAGCATTAATGTTTAAGtgtttcagaataaaaaagggCTACATGTTTGGAATAAATATCAGGTCATGTGTTTGAttcattgtttaaatatttggatttatttttcaaatataaaaaaaatgataaatatagATAAAGTTAATTCGAGCTTATGCatctagaaattattaaagtgATAGtttcataacattttaattcattaatttcaactctcatttgtttaaacaaacttaaaaaaggaaataaattaataaatcgactaaaatttttgtttgaatgaaatatttaactctCTTTCcgctttttatgtttaaattaaactagtaaataattagttttgtatcattataaaagaaattatttagttaaaacCCTCTAAGCACTTCAAATAACCCAATCAACCTTTGACATCAGCAATTTAGTTTGGTTCCCAGCTCGCCAATATTTTGTCCTCATCAGATGCGCGGTTAAGGAAAAATGGGAGAATCTTCAACTAACCTGATGGAGCAGAAAGTAATTTCGGGATGGAACAGGTGGCAAAGAGTCGTTCCGGTTGGCGTGGAGCAGCGGCTTTCTGTGTCAGTGGATTGCGGTGTCGTCGGCCGAGGAGCCGCGCGGTGAAACTGAAGCTAGCCTTGCCTTGCTTCACCAGACACGGGCTGAACGGCCAGCTGTGGTTGCAGTCGCAATTACCGCCACCTGAGCGAGATGCAGCCACTTGGCAAAATCGTGTGAACCTTTTCTCAGTCGAGCTTAGAGTTCCCAGAGGAGAGTGAGTGAAACCACGGTTCGATTACTAGCCAAATtcggttttaatttcaacacgttacataaaaatgatattgtttTAAGGTTAGAAATGCACCTTTCGGAATTCATATACATTTGAGTGGTTGTTTGTTATTTCGATAAACGCTATAAgtacaaatttatatatttatttattaatttaatatggaATCATTCGAGTTAGTCCCAACTGAaagtttaaaagcaagtaAGAATGTTGATCACTAGAGATTGGAAATACTGCGTCGGCAGTCGGTAGGCAATCTCTGAAAATCGTCTCACTGCTCGTCTTTGTCTTTGGCGCCGTGCTTCAGGATGCGCGTAAATTCGATGTAGTCGAACATTCCGTTCTTGATTGGCGCTTCCCTGTACATCTCGTCAACCTAGAGATAACCAATTATTAACTAAATAAGATTttctttgaagaaaaaacaaaccTCATCATCGGTGAATCGGTCTCCCATGGTGGTGAGCAGTTCCCTGAGTCTCTCCTCGTTGATGTGACCGCCGTTCTCCTCATCGAAGCAGCCGAAAGCGTTCTTGATCACGTCCTCAGGGTCAGTGCCCTGCAGTCTCTCGCCGAACAGGGTGAGGAACATGGTGAAGTTGATTGGCCCAGGGGCCTCGTTCATCATGCCGTCCAAGTATTCAGATGTCGGATTTTTTCCTATAAAAATTGGTCATTTTAAGGGAcgtttttatgttaaatattaatgcaTTGTTTTTTGGTGCCCAATTTGACTTAGGGAGCAACAACTTCGCTTAAAGTtgattattatatttcttcCAAACTGCAAAGTtgtaacaaagaaaatttgtatttttcttctcttttaatacaaattaaaattatataaatcgTACAATTCCTTGAATTTGGCTCTGCTTTAAAAATCTTGCATGCCACCAAAACAGACAAGGCATGAATTTTACCatttgtgaattattttaaaagtttgagtaggaattttttattccatttctatttttttacccccaaaaaattaaaactgacaaaaatgtcttaaaatcgccacaaaacaaaaaactgtaAGAATGGAATACCaatcaaaaataatgttgggctaaaattgcagcaaaaattaaattgtgagaataaTTTCCTAAAGGGATACATACATAATTCTGCGCTTTTCCTCGGAAGTTCAGAATAACATATTACGATATAAAGAAGGTTATGTGTCTGTTATATttgacttaaatttattttgctcagcGTAACGTCCCTATTTCAAAGCTTTAACATCAAACAAAGCATCTACTTATATGGCTTGATCTCAATTGCAACAGatggaaaaaatctgaaaatgatttaCCGCAGCACGACCATCTTACAAGCTTTAACAATTAccagattatatttttcaaaatatacataattaaGGTCGTTTAAAATCCATCcatataatgatttttaattttcgttctacaaaaatattttttctggttcataaaatttcagaatttggaGCCAATTTTTGTGCATACCTAAGGAAGCAAGCATATCGTGCAGGTCCTCCTTGTCGACGAAGCCGTCCCTGTTCTGGTCAATCATGTTGAAAGCCTCCTTGAACTCCTGAATCTGGGCCTGGTCGAACATAGCGAAGACATTTGAGGTGGCCCGCTGGGCCCTCTTCTTGGTGGCCACGCGGCGGCCGGCAGCTTTGCGGGACGACATCGTTTCGACTGCTGCAAATGCAAAATACAACACAGCTCAAATGACGCCGGAGAAATCCGTGAccaaatatggaaattttaatctggGACACCGCGCGAGCACAACTCGCTCTTTCGTGCAGCTGACAGGTGGCATGCCAAGGTCGGCCAAAAGgccgcaaatatttttccagctggAAAAACTGCCGTTGAAAGCcagaagaaaatgaaaaatgacaacTCTTTCGATAAGAAAAATCAGCGGATGTTGTGAATGTCTGACCACAAAAACAACAGCGGCGAACGGGGTAGCAGTTCTGGTCTGTGTTTGTTTTGCACCTAAACTCGGAAATTCGAGCTCCGAGGAAGCGGGAAAGCTCGGGAAAGAACTCAAGGATGTCGAAAGAACGTGTTACTCACATTTAACGGGCAGCAGAGCGACTAACGGGGTGGAAAAGAACGATTTTGTTCGCGGGTGGTGTCTGTTGCGGTCAGAAAGCGCCCAGTGACGTCAGTTTGTGATCAGAATGAGTCACATAGCCCCGCCCCGCTGCCAGCGCAGTGCTGCCACCTTCGCAAGGGATCCAGCGGGGGTGGGCGGGGCTTCTACCGCATGCCATGTTTACGAAGAACGTAGATACGCGAGCTTGAGCTGGCGAGACGTAAAATTTGTCCATATTTAGTAAGCATAATAGAAAGTGAAGGAGCCCTTTGGTACTCATTTTATGGTAATTTCTATTGCGCAACTTGTTAATCCCTTCGTTGAGGATCAGATGCTCGAGTTTTATAACAGAAACACCTTA
This window encodes:
- the sqh gene encoding myosin regulatory light chain sqh; translation: MSSRKAAGRRVATKKRAQRATSNVFAMFDQAQIQEFKEAFNMIDQNRDGFVDKEDLHDMLASLGKNPTSEYLDGMMNEAPGPINFTMFLTLFGERLQGTDPEDVIKNAFGCFDEENGGHINEERLRELLTTMGDRFTDDEVDEMYREAPIKNGMFDYIEFTRILKHGAKDKDEQ